In the Salmo trutta chromosome 13, fSalTru1.1, whole genome shotgun sequence genome, CAACCTATGATTAGCATGGAAAGGTTATGGCTTTTACAACTAATTTCAAATTATAGAGCGAACACCATGTCAGAGTGTGCAGACCTGTGTTTAAGAAACCTAGAAATTACATCCTAATTGCAGAACAAGAAAAGGAAGGACAATGTTGTAATTCTCTCCTAAACAACTTTTTTTCCCACCAACAATAACTCTCTGCCTTTTACTTTAGCATTGCAATGACATCGCTCTCACCATGTCAGTGCAGGAAACAAACGTAAAAACACCTTTGCATGACACAAACCTGGACATGGACATTTCTCTTTCAAATTGTTTATTTGACCAACAAGGCATTCTACATTGTAGGCCTCTACAAAATCGATCCAAATTAGCACCCCCAAACTGAAAAGTCAAGCTACGCCTATGACAGCAGCTTAAAGGTTAAACGTTGGAAATGCTATCGCTAAATGAGTGCATCAGCTGCTGagtggaggacagctcataataatgtctggattGGATAAAATTaaatttgataccattccacttattccgctccagccattaccacgaggccgtcctccccaattaaggtgccaccaacctcctgtagtGTGCATAACCATTTACACCACTTAAGCCAAAGCAGTTAACTGTTGGGAAGGCTCAAAACAAGCACCTTGTACCTCGTAGGCCTAATTGACTTTTTAAGCAGCGCGCTATAAACCCAGGCAGGAAGGAAACAATGTCTTCAATGACCTCTCAATGAGTGTGTGATAAGAGTGATGACCCCCAGCAGCATTTGGGCTGATATGATCAGCAGAGTCCAGTCTGACAGGTGAAGCTACAGAGCCTTAGAGAACAAGTGACGTTGTAaatctacattttttttaatgtttttgaaAGCATGCACTCAAGCAGTGTAATGACAGTGCCTTGGAAGTTAAAGAAAAAGAAGGTCAATATTCTTTTAGGGGAGATATATATCATTTGCCAGTGCGTTTGAACCTAAAAAACAAACATTGTAATGGGTATGGGGGGGGGTCTgtaggaagtctctagattttgctcacctgaagtagagtatgttgtgataaattgcaggccagactacttgcctagagagttttcagctatacttttcatggctgtttatttaccaccacagacagatgctggcactaagaccacactcagtcagctgtataaggaaataagcaaacaggaaaccactcacccagaggcggcgctcctagtggccggagactttaatgcagggaaacttaaatcagttctaccaaatttgtatcaacatgttaaatgtgcaaccagagggaaaaaaattatagatcacctgtactccacacacagcgacacatacaaagctctcccttgccctccatttggtaaagccgaccacaactctatcgtcctgattccagcttacaagcaaaaatgaaagcaggaagcaccagtgactcggtctataaaaaaatggtcagatgaagcagatgctaaactacaggactgttttcctatcacagactggaacatgttccgggattcttccgatggcattgagtagtacgccacatcagtcactggctttatcaataagtgcatcgaggacgtcgtccccacagtgactgtacgtacataccccaaccagaagccatggattacaggcaacattcgcactgagttaaagggtagagctgccgttttcaaggtgcgggactctaacccggaagcttacaagaaatcctgctatgccctgcgacaaaccatcaaacaggcaaagcatcaatacagggctaagattgaatcatactacaccggctccgacgctcgtcttgtgtggcagggcttacaaactattacagactacaaagggaagcacagctgcccagtgacacgagcctaccagatgagctaaatcacttctatgctcgctttgaggcaagcaacactgaggcatgcatgagagcattagctgttccagacgactgtgtgatcacgctctccataaccgacgtgagtaagacctttaaacaggtcaacatacacaaggctgcggggccagacagattaccaagaCGTGTGCTCTGgtcatgtgctgaccaactggcaggtgtcttcactgacattttcaacatgtccctgattgagtctgtaataccaacatgtttcaagcagaccaccatagtccctgtgcccaagaacacaaaggcaatgtgcctaaatgactacagacccatagcactcacgtccgtagccatgaagtgctttgaaaggttggtaatggctcacatcaacaccattatcccagaaaccctagacccactccaattttcataccgcccaaacagatccacaaaaggaacacttatgtgagaatgctattcattgactacagctcagcgttcaacaccatagtaccttcaaagctcatcactaagctaaggatcctgggactaaacaactccctctgcaactgggtcctggacttcctgatgggccacccccaggtggtaagggtaggtagcaacacatctgccacgctgatcctcaacactggagctccacaggggtgcgtgctcagtcccctcctgtactccctgttcacccacgactgcatggccaggcacgactccaacaccatcattaagtttgcagacgacaacagtggtaggcctgatcaccgacaacgacgagacagcctatagggagggggtcagagacctggccgggtggtgccagaataacaacctatccctcaatgtaaccaagactaaggagatgattgtggactacaggaaaaggaggaccgagcatgcccccattctcatcgacggggctgtagtggagcaggttgagagcttaaagttccttcgtgtccacatcaacaacaaactagaatggtccaaacacaccaagacagtcgtgaagagggcacgacaaagcctattccccctcaggaaactaaaaagatttggcatgggtcatgagatccttaaaaggttctacagctgcaacatcgagagcatcctgactggttgcatcactgcctggtacggcaattgctcggcctctgaccgcaaggcactacagagggtagtgcgtacggcccagtacatcactggggcaaagctgcctgccatccaggacctccacaccaggcgttgtcagaggaaggctctaaaaattgtcaaagaccccagccatagactgttctctctactaccacatggcaagcggtaccggagtgccaagtctaggacaaaaaggcttctcaacagtttttaccccaagccataagactcctgaacaggtaatcaaatggctacccgggctatttgcattgtgggcccccccaacccctctttttacactgctgctactctttgtttatcatatatgcacagtcactttaactatacattcatgtacatactacctcaattgggccgaccaaccagtgctcccgcacattggctaaccgggctatctgcattgtgtcccgccacccaccacccgccaagccctcttttacgctactgctactctctgttcatcatatatgcatagtcactttaaccatatctacatactacctcaatcagcctgactaaccggtgtctgtatgtagcctcgctactgtatatagcctgtctttttactgttgttttatttctttacttacctattgttcacctaacattttttttacactattggttagagcctgtaagtaagcatttcactgtaaggtctacacgtgtCAAATTCATTGCTTACAAACGTCATCTGCAGGGATATTGATTTATTTGTTGATTATGTTCTTCTACTTGTATGGGATATGTAGAGCAAAACATTGTACAAAATAAGCTATCAGCACAAGAGTGTCAGAGAATGTCGTAAAGAGGTAAGTGGCACCTTGGTGAGAGGAAGAAGATTGCTGCTGCCACTAAATCAAACCATGAAAGTTTCCTATTACAGTATCGTAATTCATTAATTTAGACAAATGGTTCCTCTGCTCACATCAAAACTGTCTTTCACCTCTAACAGAGGAAGGGTTGGGGGACGGGGATGTGGAGGAGGTGGCTAGGCCGTGGAGGTAGAAGGGGGAAACAGGGTAGAAAATAGAGGCCAAGCAGCACTTGAGCCAACAGTGATTACAGGTGATAATTGTTAAATATTTTGTGTTCTTTTCCCCCAGCTTTGAAGTCTTGGCCCTTGTCTGTTCAAGTCCTGTTGGCCACTCAAGCTTGATTTATGACAGTTTCACGCTAGACATCCAAATTACACTGTACCTTTGTCTAGCCATGGCAAGGTAAGAATCACTCAATAGAACGTGGCTAATTGTTGCCGTAGAGATATCTGATGTTCATGTCACACATGATCATAAGTGTTTTTGCTCAATTTTCGCAGCTATAAGGTGTAAAGAGGAGTTTATTGATGTAGCTTACCTGATGAAGTCACTACATGTCAGGCGTGAAACCACAATTAGTCATTATTTTCGGTGAACACCCACGATATTATACTTTACCCGTGACAATAGTGTGGGTGCGAAATAAGTGAACTTTGATGAAGTGATTCTTTGTAAGGTTGATTTCTAACATTGCCATTTGATGATAATGTTATAACATCCTGATAGCATTTTATAATATGTATTTCCAGAGCAAGTTTATGTTAATCTCTTTCAACTACTGTGTGTGCGAGACTTAGTGAATCACAACGGCTGCTACTGCAATGCTTTCTCAGTCCTAAAAAAACTATTCCTGAGACGTAAAAAGTGACTCATTGTTTTTAAGATAGAAATTCTATCTGTCAGGACATTCATACTCAAAGATTTGCCTACAGAAATTTCACAATGTCTTCTAAGCACCATTATTTTTAGGGTACTCATTATTTTTGAGATAACATTTCTACTGAAATATTCCAGACATTTCACAAATGTCTTCCCTCCAACAACATACCATGTTTTTTTTCACGTTGTAATGCTGCTGGATATCATCACATGTTCATGTTCCATTGTGACACTGATAATGCTAATAATGCACCTCAGAAGCAGAGGAGATCCTGCATGACTGGGGAGGctggggagaggaaggggtgTGAGTGTCTGAGCAGTTGACTGATCCTTCTCCTGTTTGCCCCCAGGGCCCTCGTAAACACATAATACAACTTTGCTTTTAGGCAAGCCTTCCTACAATGTGACACATACAAAAAGACAAGTCTTTAAAAGCACCTCTCACCTGTCAGAGCCATCCACAGGTATGAACTGACTCACTGGAAGGAGCTAAGAGACAGTAGAAGGAGAAAGCTTTGGGAAGGTGGTATGGCTGAACACTAGCACTGTCTGCCGTTGCATTGGAGTCACGTAGGATAGAACCGGAGCTTGGAACTACCAGCCAAGAGGAGTTTTACCAGTTTTTACCTCAGCTTGGAAGGTAAACATCTACCGTGTCTGCAGAAAGAGGCACCAGTGACAGACATGAGCCTGTCTTCTCAGAGTACAGTACACAGGAGGAGTGTGGGCACCAGACCAGCCATGAGCAGCCACGCTATTCTCACCAAGTCAGAGTTCTCTGAGGAGAAGCAAGAGGGGATTCTGCTGGGTTtagatgaggaggagaaggacagTGGCAGCGAGGACAGTGAGGCTGGCTCAAAGAAGTCTTCAGAGTGCAAGGGCGGCACGGCCGGCAGCTGCCCTGATGTGAAGAGACGCAGTCGTCCTGTCCGCTCCAAATCCCGCCGTGTGGCCGCCAACGTTCGCGAGCGAAAACgtatcctggactacaaccagtCTTTCAATGCACTGCGCATGGTGCTCAAACATGACCTCAACGGCAAGCGACTGTCCAAGATCGCCACTCTGAGACGTGCCATCAACCACATCTCTTCACTGACCGTCTTCCTGCGTTCCCACCCCAGCCCCAGTGCCCTGCCAGGAGGACATCCACCCTGCACCCACGCAGAGTGCCTCAGAGGGCAGCCCTCGGCTGGAATTGAGGAGGCCATGCTGGTCCTGGggaaggatagggagagagagaagggcttcCAGACCCCGGTGGAGACCTGTCTGCAGCATAAGCCGTTGCATTGGAGTCAACACCACCAGCAGTCCCTGCAGGATCACGATGCCCACAAGGCTCCCATCATTCTGCCTCCAGAGCTCCAGCTCTACACAGACACCCCAGGACGAGGACACCACAGCCCTTCTTGCCTGCCATCCCCATCCTATGCTCACTTCTCCCCCACTGAGACCCAGTTCTACACGCCCTCGCACCCTGACGAGGAGTTGAGCAGCCCCCCGTACTACATCAGCAGCGAGTGGAGTGGGGGGTCAGGATACCCGTTTGGAGTGAGGGCAACCTGTCGCCCGAACCACACTGACAGCTTCTCAGACTCCTCTCCTGCTGTGCCCTTCACGTGGCAGCTGGGTTACCTGCAAGGCTCAGCTGGCTACCAACAGTTCCTTACCATGTACTGACTGAATGAACCCAAGACATGAGCTCTAGTGGAGGGCACCAACGTTAAAGTCTACAATGATGTCAAACAGAGGGAAGCTGACGTGTATATGtctatgtatgtactgtatgcatgGGATTGCAATGATGGCTTTGGCTATTTGGCTTTGCAAGGGGATTTCTTAGTAATGTCTTACACTTGTTTAAACAGATTGACAAAAGTGTTGATGAAATGAAATGTTACAGCAGAATACAGTATATGTTTAACCTCCAATAGTCCCTAAAAGCGAAAGGAATGTGTTTTAACATTTTATCATGTGCTCGTAATGCAGAATATGTGCTAAATATAGCTACTGAATGAGCTGTATGAGTTGTTAGTCTTAAAACAGAGCATGAGGGACTAAACACAATATACATCTAGATTTTTGTTTACCTGAGCTATGTATGTTTACATGAGAAAGATGACTGTTTTCTCAATGAGAATCCTAGTGCTTCCTTCCCCTGCAGCACAAACCCCAGAAAAGCAACTTGTAGTTATTATTAGTCAGAATTGTGCCTATGCAATTTGTATTTTTGTAAGAATTGAAAAAGAATGTAATAATAAAGAGAATTTAACATGTTCTGAACATTATGCATTACCCATACTTAAACTAAATGAATACAGGCTTTGTTACTGTCTGGAATATTTCTAACATAAGATGATTGTTTATACAGTTGGGCTTTATTGAGAATTATTTGCATGGTTTCTTACCCCTGCGTCTCTCCTTTACAACACCCCCCCCCTTCTCCTAGACACTGAATGTTCCACTCTGTCTCTCATCCAGTAATTAGCATTGCCAACCTCATTGCCTTTAGGTTAATGAAATAATTATGCATGTAGACATCCTTGCAATGTAATTGACCTTGAATTAAGCTGTTTTGAGAAAATCAAATGACGCCGTTTCAGATTCTCGCCAGAATATGAAAACaatgtgtgtggaggggggttagagggaggtgtttatggTACAGCTATACAGGTCCTTTACATCCCTGATTCAGGAAGGCCTGTGCCATAAAGTCTCTGACCTCTAAGTGCTTGTGAGTAGATGAGCAATTGGCAGCATGCCTTCTCTTGTCACAAAGCAAGAAAACTCACTGGTGAATGAATGCCTGACGTGTGCAAACAGACGAAACGGGCCGCAGGAGAGATATGATCAAGGGCAGGTATAGAGTAGGTCGTAGTCAGGATCACAGCAAACTGATTCCAGTAAAAGCAAGACAGATCAGGAAGCTGATAAAGGAGGAGGAACAGAGGTGAAGGGCTTTAGTCTACTAGAGTCAAGGACCGTTCTCCCTTACTACTGTAGTTCCCCCCGTTTCCTATGGATGTGAAACACAGTATtttccagacagagagacagacagacagacctaaaCTGAACTTGTGTGCCCTTTTATATACGAGCTGTAATTAAATATGTCTCCATAACATGACTTGACAAGCATATTAGATACTTACATCATCTCTAGTTCAAAAACCTTATAAACCATTTTCTTTTTACTGTTAGTGTCCTCCAGAGGGCAGTCACATCATTTATACCCTCTACTTGGAAGTCTGAATCCTGAAAATGTTGTGTAGTGTTAGATACAGATATGGAGGGTGAGGTCTCACTTAATATTACAGTGGTAATTATGAGTAATCTGGTCAGTTGGTTTACTTTTACAGTGCAGCCTTGCTGTTGCCCTATCctcagccacccacccaccctggCTTCACTCACATTAACAGTGCAGCCTTGCTGTTGCCCTATCctcagccacccacccaccctggCTTCACTCACATTAACAGTGCAGCCTTGCTGTTGCCCTATCctcagccacccacccaccctggCTTCACTCACATTAACAGTGCAGCCTTGCTGTTGCCCTATCctcagccacccacccaccctggCTTCACTCACATTAACAGTGCAGCCTTGCTGTTGCCCTATCCTCAGCCACCCACCCTGGCTTCACTCACATTAACAGTGCAGCCTTGCCGTTGCCCTATCCTCAGCCACCCACCCTGGCTTCACTCATAACACCACAAGATTTGGAAGGGTGGCTCGCAAGACTACTGTTCCCCCATACCTGTAAggctttatacaacgggtgggtctaatcctaaaTGCTGATTGGGTAAAACTTTGTCTCAGGCCTAACAAATACCCGTGCCATTATAtgctccaaacaccggcttctctgccATTAGAATTTAAAGAAACACTCATACCTGCTGATATTTTGCAACAAAAAACCACCAGAGTCAAGTTCAACAAGGCTTCTGTTTGCAGCAAATGAATCTCAATGAAGCTCagaatagaagtgtgtcacaaaacaaacaataccttacaatgatggggtgcaaagaactgaactaaatagtgtgtgataatgacatacaggtgtgtgaacaggcgatcagaattcaggtgattggtatctggagagtgagctgcgttcaggggatctaggtgtttgagagtgtaagctggaaagtgagctgcattcaggggatcgacgtgtttgaaaatgtgagttggaagcagacgttacagcaAACATGTTGCCAGAGTAACAATTTCAGTTGAAtgatttgaatgaacattccaaAATGTTACAGTCAAACATCTAACAGCTACTTTTTTTAGGATTACTGTGGCTTTTTAGCGACAATATTCAGACTGAAAACGACTTAGATATTCCCACTAAAAATAGTAGAACTTCTAAAGTACATGGCCACTTGATTATTTTTAGCTGCAGTTTAGAGCCGAAACAGACACTTACTTTCGCCGCACACTATCTTCTCAGACTGTTAGCGAACGGTTGCGGCtaacacaaaacaaatggaatatgTTAGCTAACTATTTCCATTGTTGAACGCACCTCAGGTTAGAAGCCAGACACAACAGTGCCACAGGGAAAATACCTGGCCAAGTGTTTAATGTGGATTAAGATGGTAAACACCTGTGAGTCAGTCATGTGCCTCCTTGTACCTTGTGACAGCATGCATGCTTAAGCAATGAGGAATTCACGACTATGGACAATCTTGGGAAAAGCTAACTACAAAACCCTCTGACCAGAACATATCAGACACATGGGTGAGTCTAGTAAAAACAAAGACTGGACCAAAGACAAGACGCCCTCAGGCCGTTCCTGTCAGTTTTAAAAGAATACATTTGTCACCACAGGATTAGGTACTTGAGCAGACAAATGAGTGACACTGGCTTTTCCCAGACAATGATGATACTCAGACAAGGACAGATAGTGCTATTGTTTATTATCACTCCCGAGGAAAACAAAGGCAAACAAAGGGGGTGGAAATATTTCATTTAAGATTTCaaactgaaatatttaaaaaCGAAACTAACTACATTTGAAGTACTCCACATTTTGGTCAAATGCGAATGTTGCTTGATGTGAATTCCAGGCTGAGAAACACAATTTTTTggtttttacccctttttttccccaatttcgtggtattcaGTTGggagttacagtcttgtcccatcgctgcaactcccgtatggactcgggggaggcgaaggtcgagagccatacatcctccgaaacacaacccagccaagctgcactgcttcttgacttTAACAGTACACTGGTGGTGTCGGACTGTGTCTGTCCTTCCTGCAGCCCACTCAAAGTCACTGCCGTCATTTGCCTCTCTGCAGTGACAGATCAGCAGTTGTGCTGGCTGGCTCCTTGTCACTGTCACCCCCAGCCCTGATTAATGCTGTGGAGTGTGGCAGTTACACAGGGGAAAGTGCAGAAAAATGCCCGTTCCAGACAATTGTCTCATTCTCACTTCAACCATTGCCCGCTCTTCCTGACTCGCTAGTCCAGTCATGACAGGTGGGAGACAGGAGGTGATTTTTCACTGTGCCCTGCAgcgcctccctgcctgcctgacgGCCACCAACTCCTTCTCTCCCATTCTGAATCCTTCACCTGTGATAAAATGACAGCACAAAGTTGTGGCCGCCCATTGAACCCATTAGCCCTTAGCCAGAACCATAATTCCATGCCATGCCCCCTCTCACAGCCTCACCTCACACAGCATTAGTAGTGCTGTCAGCTCATACTGAACCTAATATAAATATACACAGTAGCGATCtaagcatgtaaatcttggtggtgcaatcccccccaaaaaaaattcagatgcatgccagcaaagtcactacacaacacaacactaaacaatacattaattgcactgtaACGGTGACAAGCGGTgctcacaaactgttagggcctacataaagctgtcccaacagcagagtcccaatatcagtcccaacaccttaccactgctacacctggctatcagtgatgccttgtctggcagcgaaagagttcattcagcctcatttactgcctttaaaaaaacatagctgatatggctgacttgcataaacaaatgtggtttctactgacaattgagatgtataaactatggcataaggggacgtcaagcggataagaggcactccgtaatttcgattaagacattaatgagcgagctaggacagacgtagtcaatataacctgttggtcagcacttttgaaatgtacagcgacagaattcagaacatgggccgttcttacagtattctccctgtacaccaagtcagaatgATAGGATAAatgaagggggcatataagcagacaatgaaagctcttacaatattataTTAGgatatttctctaaaacaggctataggctacatgtgcaccaccaagtcagaacagttgcctaaattatgaggggaaaagggaccaaattattagggtgaggcacatgggctactaatagcttactacacaacatacactgagtattactttcttagctgcagtatacatatctccctggcatattacataattcatgcagcagcatacaagacatttttggactcaccttgttgtgctgtgctcacttgaacaggaagatgGCACAGCggtccttcatggtcaaattttgtcatcaaactttgtcatcaaagtctggcattctatagatttatggtgctttcaagacaattaGGAActttgaaaaaaacaaggttgaatcatgatgacagtgatcttcaggtcggagctctagaaagaggtccGAGTTCCCAACatgcaattccgagttggatcaCCATTAgtattttcccagttggagcaaaaaaaaattctgagttcccagttgttttgtactcactgaagtctgagatttcccagttctgagtttccagttgttttgagcacggcagaagtcatgctggattgacagcatggccaatgtttaaagcttatccttttaagcttggaaaagagacccttaaatagagacttggaccacacacccactccactgaatagcaggctagtgattactTTGCAATGCtcgcagttagccactgattccttccaaaccactcattgttgaatttgcgatttccaacttgttgtgtaatgtttatgtccaatggccgatgagcactgatacgttttatctataacttctcttcattatttctcttcatatgacaagtgTGAGGAATAATTATCTTTATACATCAGCACATGTATCAATATGTTCTATTGTTTTGTTAAGCTACATGCTTGTGTGGCTCAATAGGGGGTAAAACTGTTGAGGCATGCAGAAGGCTGTTTCTCAAACTGGAGTCACATAAGAAACCACTTGATTCTGAAATACAAAAACGGGCTCAGAGTGTACAGGAAGTGCATCatgaggctgggaccagcctgcacgccagcgataggatgagtaagtttaaaccatgctcatcctccctctgacaggccagcagtgagcgggaactatctctgtcagagtatataaggGAGAACAAAGGATGGGTCGagcagttctctgtctgccctgcgtggtgtttcAGTGAGCCatatatacgaacatcatatttaccattcaagtgtttgcattaattcaagtacaaagaaatcagaagttactctgtgctgactattttgttctgataccagattcaAATTGACACAACCCAACACAAGGGTtcaaaaggatttgccagtagattgtcgacttgatttatgatgatgcttgctagctaagattttgaaagtatgatgttgacatcagtccaatcaaagctactgtagatataacgtgatttgacttcATTTTAGCTGTGGCCAATGCCCTTgaaccttcttggatgggcacttctaatgtaactctatggcagctcACCAGGGGCTTGAATGTTCGAGCTCTACCGTAGATTTTAAATCTGTGCTTAAACCTTGCAAATGATGATTTCTGTGCAGTGTGATATGTATCAATATGAACGTTTGCTTGAGAGTTCGAACATTTAAGGCAAGCCATCACCATGCGTACGCACATGTGCCAAGCGGTGAAATGACGGAACTGCTTGTTAAGCATAGCATGGGGAAATATATATGTTGAAAATCTGTAAAATTGTGATAGTAGGcctaataataaaacattttttatattgAATTGTATTTCCATTGTGAATTCATGCATGCTATATTGACCCAGGCTATATTTGCCCACAAATGTGCATTTGTTACGATAATAATCTATATAAAGTACAGTAATTGGTTAAATTAGAGTCACATGTGAAAGTGAAACAATTTTTTAAAtactatacttttttttaaatacttcgAGGGTTTATGACACACTTTAGAAAGGCAAATACATAGCATTCCTGTGCACATCAAAGTGCTATCCACCCTCGGGTTTTTGGCAACGGGCACTTTTCAGTGGGAGCTTGCCGATCCTCATCAAACATCCCTCGATGAGCCAATGTTTTGGATGCAATCATCAGAAAAACGAACTGTAAGATACCATCCATACACTTTCGCACAAAAGGTTGAAGTCAAGGTGGGTTTATTTTCCATCAATGGGTTACCAAATACACACCTACATCGCCATAAAAGCACCAT is a window encoding:
- the LOC115204945 gene encoding class A basic helix-loop-helix protein 9; the encoded protein is MSLSSQSTVHRRSVGTRPAMSSHAILTKSEFSEEKQEGILLGLDEEEKDSGSEDSEAGSKKSSECKGGTAGSCPDVKRRSRPVRSKSRRVAANVRERKRILDYNQSFNALRMVLKHDLNGKRLSKIATLRRAINHISSLTVFLRSHPSPSALPGGHPPCTHAECLRGQPSAGIEEAMLVLGKDREREKGFQTPVETCLQHKPLHWSQHHQQSLQDHDAHKAPIILPPELQLYTDTPGRGHHSPSCLPSPSYAHFSPTETQFYTPSHPDEELSSPPYYISSEWSGGSGYPFGVRATCRPNHTDSFSDSSPAVPFTWQLGYLQGSAGYQQFLTMY